A genomic region of Pongo pygmaeus isolate AG05252 chromosome 7, NHGRI_mPonPyg2-v2.0_pri, whole genome shotgun sequence contains the following coding sequences:
- the HAS2 gene encoding hyaluronan synthase 2: MHCERFLCILRIIGTTLFGVSLLLGITAAYIVGYQFIQTDNYYFSFGLYGAFLASHLIIQSLFAFLEHRKMKKSLETPIKLNKTVALCIAAYQEDPDYLRKCLQSVKRLTYPGIKVVMVIDGNSEDDLYMMDIFSEVMGRDKSATYIWKNNFHEKGPGETDESHKESSQHVTQLVLSNKSICIMQKWGGKREVMYTAFRALGRSVDYVQVCDSDTMLDPASSVEMVKVLEEDPMVGGVGGDVQILNKYDSWISFLSSVRYWMAFNIERACQSYFGCVQCISGPLGMYRNSLLHEFVEDWYNQEFMGNQCSFGDDRHLTNRVLSLGYATKYTARSKCLTETPIEYLRWLNQQTRWSKSYFREWLYNAMWFHKHHLWMTYEAIITGFFPFFLIATVIQLFYRGKIWNILLFLLTVQLVGLIKSSFASCLRGNIVMVFMSLYSVLYMSSLLPAKMFAIATINKAGWGTSGRKTIVVNFIGLIPVSVWFTILLGGVIFTIYKESKRPFSESKQTVLIVGTLLYACYWVMLLTLYVVLINKCGRRKKGQQYDMVLDV; the protein is encoded by the exons ATGCATTGTGAGAGGTTTCTATGTATCCTGAGAATAATTGGAACCACACTCTTTGGAGTCTCTCTCCTTCTTGGAATCACAGCTGCTTATATTGTTGGCTACCAGTTTATCCAAACGGATAATTACTATTTCTCTTTTGGACTGTATGGTGCCTTTTTGGCATCACACCTCATCATCCAAAGCCTGTTTGCCTTTTTGGAGCACCGAAAAATGAAAAAATCCCTAGAAACCCCCATAAAGTTGAACAAAACAGTTGCCCTTTGCATCGCTGCCTATCAGGAAGATCCAGACTACTTAAGGAAATGTTTGCAATCTGTGAAAAGGCTAACCTACCCTGGGATTAAAGTTGTCATGGTCATAGATGGGAACTCAGAAGATGACCTTTACATGATGGACATCTTCAGTGAAGTCATGGGCAGAGACAAATCAGCCACTTATATCTGGAAGAACAACTTCCACGAAAAGGGTCCCGGTGAGACAGATGAGTCACATAAAGAAAGCTCGCAACACGTAACGCAATTGGTCTTGTCCAACAAAAGTATCTGCATCATGCAAAAATGGGGTGGAAAAAGAGAAGTCATGTACACAGCCTTCAGAGCACTGGGACGAAGTGTGGATTATGTACAG GTCTGTGATTCAGATACTATGCTTGACCCAGCCTCATCTGTGGAGATGGTAAAAGTTTTAGAAGAAGATCCCATGGTTGGAGGTGTTGGGGGAGATGTCCAG attTTAAACAAGTACGATTCCTGGATCTCATTCCTCAGCAGTGTGAGATATTGGATGGCTTTTAATATAGAAAGGGCCTGTCAGTCTTATTTTGGGTGTGTCCAGTGCATTAGTGGACCTCTGGGAATGTACAGAAACTCCTTGTTGCATGAGTTTGTGGAAGATTGGTACAATCAAGAATTTATGGGCAACCAATGTAGCTTTGGTGATGACAGGCATCTCACGAACCGGGTGCTGAGTCTGGGCTATGCAACAAAATACACAGCTCGATCTAAGTGCCTTACTGAAACACCTATAGAATATCTCAGATGGCTAAACCAGCAGACCCGTTGGAGCAAGTCCTACTTCCGAGAATGGCTGTACAATGCAATGTGGTTTCACAAACATCACTTGTGGATGACCTACGAAGCGATTATCACtggattctttcctttctttctcattgCCACAGTAATCCAGCTCTTCTACCGGGGTAAAATTTGGAACATTCTCCTCTTCTTGTTAACTGTCCAGCTAGTAGGTCTCATAAAATCATCTTTTGCCAGCTGCCTTAGAGGAAATATCGTCATGGTCTTCATGTCTCTCTACTCAGTGTTATACATGTCAAGTTTACTTCCCGCCAAGATGTTTGCAATTGCAACAATAAACAAAGCTGGGTGGGGCACATCAGGAAGGAAAACCATTGTTGTTAATTTCATAGGACTCATTCCAGTATCAGTTTGGTTTACAATCCTCCTGGGTGGTGTGATTTTCACCATTTATAAGGAATCTAAAAGGCCATTTTCAGAATCCAAACAGACAGTTCTAATTGTTGGAACGTTACTCTATGCATGCTATTGGGTCATGCTTTTGACGCTGTATGTAGTTCTCATCAATAAGTGTGGCAGGCGGAAGAAGGGACAACAATATGACATGGTGCTTGATGTATGA